The nucleotide window AGGGCATGCCGTTCGTCGGCGCCGGGATGACGCTGCACCTGCGCGGTCGGGTGGGCGGCATGCGCGCCGACTCCGAGCTGCGCGTGATCTCGGTCACCGAGGAGACACGGCGCATCGGCTTCGTGCTCGGGACGATCGGGGGCTCGGTCGTCAGCGGCGAGGAGTCGTTCGACGTCGACTGGCGCGAGGACAACGACGAGGTGTGGTTCACGGTGCGCGCGTTCGACGCGCCCAACGCGCTCGTCTACCGCCTGATCCCGGCACTCATGAAGCGGCGCCGCCGCGAGCTGTTCGCGCGGTACCTGCGCGCGATCTCCCCGCTGTACGCGACCCCCGTCTGATGGCGGGACCGCTTCCCCTCGGCGATCCGGCTCCCGCCGACGGCCGCCTGCCCGACGACCTGCCGATCTCTGCCGACACCCCGTTCTCGGCGTACCTGCACGTGCC belongs to Microbacterium sufflavum and includes:
- a CDS encoding DUF1990 family protein, which produces MRRGTFRDDTVDYAAVGATHAPDLMQYPPERSIPAEESWRIGSGEERFQTAGEALLSWTAQRAAGLSVEDVRPAPGPAYAGVSFDAEGNPIAPSKRDVEPRYDAEGMPFVGAGMTLHLRGRVGGMRADSELRVISVTEETRRIGFVLGTIGGSVVSGEESFDVDWREDNDEVWFTVRAFDAPNALVYRLIPALMKRRRRELFARYLRAISPLYATPV